One segment of Brassica napus cultivar Da-Ae chromosome C3, Da-Ae, whole genome shotgun sequence DNA contains the following:
- the LOC106438093 gene encoding regulator of nonsense transcripts UPF2 — protein MDHHQEEESNREKQDDEKEALARLEEIKKSIEAKMALRQNNLNPERPDSAYLRTLDSSIKRNTAVIKKLKQINEEQREGLMDDLRSVNLSKFVSEAVTAICEAKLKSSDIQAAVQICSLLHQRYKEFSPSLTQGLLKVFLPGKSAEDVDADRNSKAMKKRSTLKLLLELYYVGVIEDSNIFISIIKDLTSAEHMKDRDTTQTNLTLLAGFARQGRVFLGLPISGQDEDFFKGLGVTAEQKKNFKKTFNTYYDALAELLQSEHKSLQQMEKENAKLVNAKGELSEDSASSYEKLRKSYDHLYRNISSLAEALDMQPPIMPEDGTTRLTAGDEASSPGAVKDTSVPEPVWDDEETKTFYECLPDLRAFVPAVLLGEVEPAKTKNKSSESSSEVVESQQTAEDTTEFPADSGNMADVSITEQPKEKDDVDKEKAKGAKKEKGKEKDSDKKLENEKEKGKSLDVANFERLLQRLPGCVSRDLIDQLTVEYCYLNSKTNRKKLVKALFNVPRTSLELLAYYSRMIATLATCMKDIPSTLVQMLEEEFNYLVHKKDQMNIESKIRNIRFIGELCKFKIVPSGLVFSCLKACLDDFTHHNIDVACNLLETCGRFLYRSPETTLRMTNMLDILMRLKNVKNLDPRQSTLVENAYYLCKPPERSARISKVRPPLHQYIRKLLFSDLDKDSITNVLKQLRKLPWSECEQYILKCFMKVHKGKYGQIHLIASLTSGLSRHHEEFAVAIVDEVLEEIRVGLELNEYGAQQKRLAHMRFLGELYNYEHVDSSVIFETLYLTLSYGHGTSEQEVLDPPEDFFRVRMVIILLETCGHYFDRGSSKKRLDQFLVHFQRYTLSKGHLPLDIEFDLQDLFANLRPNMTRYTTIDEINAAILQLEEREHASTADKVSVERHSDTKRPGMFLNGKSNEKNIGENGEAPKEESDSDSGSGSAVRDGQNEELDDGNHERGSDSDDGDDYEDGVGPGSDDDNEFRVRQKVVTVDPEEQADFDQELKALLQESIEQRKLELRGRPALNMTIPMSVFEGSGKDHHHFGRVTGDNGEEVVDEENGEPREVQVKVLVKRGNKQQTKQMLIPSDCSLVQSTKQKEAADLEEKQDIKRLVLEYNERDEEEANGLGTQASNWIPGGSRGNTRSTGEGSGKGGGSRHRFVYHQGGGGSYYSRRK, from the exons ATGGATCATCATCAAGAGGAGGAAAGCAACCGCGAGAAACAAGACGACGAG AAGGAAGCTCTTGCTCGTCTTGAGGAGATTAAGAAGTCAATCGAAGCTAAGATGGCTCTTCGTCAAAACAATCTCAATCCTGAACGACCTG ATTCGGCGTATCTTAGGACTCTGGATTCTAGTATCAAGCGCAATACAGCAGTTATCAAGAAGTTGAAGCAGATCAACGAGGAGCAGCGTGAAGGGCTCATGGATGATCTGCGAAGTGTAAACCTTAGCAAATTCGTTAGTGAAGCTGTTACTGCCATTTGTGAGGCCAAGCTCAAAAGCTCAGATATACAAGCAGCTGTCCAG ATATGCTCACTACTTCATCAGAGGTATAAAGAGTTCTCTCCTAGTCTAACACAAGGGCTCTTGAAAGTCTTCCTTCCTGGAAAATCCGCCGAAGACGTAGATGCAGACAGAAACTCAAAGGCCATGAAAAAGCGCAGTACCCTAAAACTTCTTTTGGAGCTCTACTATGTTGGAGTAATAGAAGATAGTAACATCTTCATCAGTATTATTAAGGACCTTACCAGTGCTGAACACATGAAAGATCGAGATACGACCCAGACAAATTTGACACTTCTTGCCGGTTTTGCTAGGCAAGGAAGAGTTTTTCTTGGGCTTCCCATATCTGGACAAGACGAAGAT TTTTTTAAGGGGCTCGGCGTCACTGCAGAACAGAAAAAGAATTTTAAGAAAACTTTCAACACATATTATGATGCTCTGGCAGAGTTGCTTCAGTCTGAGCACAAG tcACTTCAACAAATGGAAAAAGAAAATGCAAAGCTGGTAAATGCTAAAGGGGAGCTTAGTGAAGACAGTGCATCGTCATATGAAAAGCTGAGGAAATCATATGACCATCTCTATCGAAATATCTCCTC TTTGGCTGAAGCACTTGATATGCAGCCTCCTATTATGCCAGAGGATGGTACAACTAGGCTCACAGCAGGGGACGAAGCCTCATCGCCTGGTGCTGTAAAAGATACATCTGTCCCTGAACCTGTTTGGGACGATGAAGAGACCAAGACATTTTATGAGTGCTTGCCTGATCTGAG GGCATTTGTTCCAGCAGTCTTGTTGGGAGAAGTGGAGCCTGCAAAGACAAAAAACAAATCATCT GAGTCTAGCTCTGAAGTTGTCGAAAGTCAACAAACAGCTGAAGACACAACAGAGTTTCCTGCTGATTCTGGTAATATGGCTGATGTCTCAATTACTGAGCAGCCAAAAGAGAAGGATGACGTAGACAAGGAAAAGGCTAAGGGTGCTAAGAAGGAAAAAGGGAAAGAAAAGGATAGTGACAAGAAATTGGAAAATGAGAAGGAGAAAGGCAAGAGCCTTGACGTGGCAAACTTCGAAAGATTGTTACAGCGACTTCCTGGTTGCGTAAGCCGTGATCTTATTGACCAGTTAACG GTGGAATATTGTTATTTGAATTCcaaaacaaacagaaaaaaacttGTCAAAGCGTTATTTAATGTCCCTAGGACATCTCTGGAGTTGCTAGCATACTATTCGCGTATGATTGCAACACTAGCAACGTGCATGAAAGACATCCCTTCTACGCTTGTGCAGATGTTGGAGGAGGAGTTCAATTATCTAGTCCATAAAAAG GACCAAATGAATATCGAATCAAAAATCCGGAACATCAGATTTATTGGAGAACTCTGCAAGTTTAAAATTGTGCCTTCTGGGCTTGTATTCAGTTGTTTGAAG GCTTGCTTAGATGATTTTACTCATCATAACATTGATGTTGCTTGCAATCTTCTGGAGACATGTGGCCGTTTCCTTTATCGGTCTCCCGAGACCACACTCAGGATGACTAATATGCTGGACATATTGATGCGCCTAAAAAATGTCAAGAACTTAGATCCTCGTCAAAGCACTCTTGTGGAAAATGCCTACTACCTTTGTAAACCACCTGAAAGATCAGCACGAATCTCTAAAGTTCGTCCACCATTGCATCAG TATATTCGAAAATTGCTATTCTCAGATCTTGACAAAGATTCCATTACGAATGTACTGAAGCAACTGCGGAAGTTGCCATGGAGTGAATGTGAGCAATACATCTTAAAGTGTTTTATGAAGGTTCACAAGGGAAAGTATGGTCAGATTCACTTAATTGCTTCCCTGACTTCTGGATTGAGCCGCCATCATGAGGAGTTTGCGGTGGCTATTGTTGATGAG GTACTGGAGGAGATAAGGGTTGGGCTTGAGTTGAATGAATATGGGGCACAACAGAAGCGTCTGGCCCATATGAGATTCTTAGGGGAGCTGTACAACTACGAGCACGTAGATTCGTCTGTGATATTCGAGACGCTTTACTTAACTCTTTCATATGGTCATGGTACTTCAGAG cAAGAGGTGCTGGATCCGCCAGAAGATTTTTTCCGTGTCAGGATGGTTATCATTCTTCTGGAAACATGTGGACACTACTTTGATCGAGGTTCTTCAAAGAAAAGGCTTGATCAGTTTTTGGTACATTTCCAGAGATACACACTGAGCAAAGGTCATCTTCCTCTGGATATTGAATTTGACTTGCAG GATCTTTTTGCCAATTTGAGACCCAATATGACCCGTTACACGACTATTGATGAGATCAATGCAGCTATACTTCAGCTGGAAGAGCGTGAACATGCTTCTACTGCAGACAAAGTCAGTGTAGAAAGACATTCAGATACAAAGCGTCCAGGCATGTTTTTGAACGGTAAaagtaatgaaaaaaatattggagAGAATGGTGAAGCTCCCAAAGAAGAAAGCGACAGTGATTCTGGTAGTGGCTCTGCTGTACGAGATGGACAGAATGAAGAGTTGGATGATGGAAATCATGAACGGGGATCTGATAGTGACGATGGGGATGACTATGAAGATGGCGTTGGACCTGGATCTGATGATGATAACGAATTTCGGGTAAGGCAGAAGGTAGTAACCGTAGATCCTGAGGAGCAAGCAGACTTTGATCAAGAACTCAAGGCTTTACTTCAG GAGAGCATAGAGCAAAGAAAGCTAGAATTGCGTGGTAGACCAGCATTGAACATGACAATACCAATGAGTGTTTTCGAAGGATCTGGAAAAGATCATCACCATTTTGGGCGAGTCACAGGTGACAACGGTGAAGAAGTCGTGGATGAAGAGAATGGAGAGCCAAGAGAAGTTCAAGTAAAGGTCCTAGTGAAGAGAGGAAATAAACAACAAACGAAACAAATGCTAATCCCGAGTGATTGCTCGCTAGTGCAGAGCACAAAACAGAAAGAGGCTGCGGATTTGGAAGAGAAGCAAGATATAAAGAGGTTAGTGCTCGAGTACAACGAGAGAGACGAAGAGGAAGCTAATGGGTTAGGGACACAAGCCTCGAATTGGATACCTGGTGGAAGCAGAGGAAACACTCGTAGCACAGGTGAAGGAAGTGGGAAAGGTGGTGGATCTCGTCACCGGTTTGTTTATCATCAAGGAGGTGGCGGTTCGTATTATTCCCGAAGAAAGTAA
- the LOC111204430 gene encoding CDP-diacylglycerol--glycerol-3-phosphate 3-phosphatidyltransferase 1, chloroplastic, with protein sequence MLRSSLASLIVDVNLRRTLRPRASFSHPAHISRSSRRVLPSLYSSHTPLRFRIQTCNHRRLSSFSSPSVKHGPSSSTRSSLAGQDDAFTAAQNSFNGHNHDDGNENSSPPQPSSKVLTLPTVLTIARVAAVPLLVATFYADSSWGTTATTSIFIAAAITDWLDGYLARKMKLGSAFGAFLDPVADKLMVAATLILLCTKPVEVAVLGPVPVPWLLTVPSIAIIGREITMSAVREWAASQNGKLLEAVAVNNLGKWKTATQMTALTILLASRDSNIGWLVASGAGLLYVSAGLSVWSLVVYMRKIWKVLLK encoded by the exons ATGCTCAGATCCAGCCTCGCTTCGTTAATCGTCGATGTCAACTTACGGCGCACGTTACGTCCACGCGCATCCTTCTCTCACCCTGCGCATATTAGCCGTTCCTCACGCCGCGTTCTTCCTTCCCTGTACTCCTCCCACACACCTCTAAGGTTTCGGATTCAGACATGTAACCACCGCCGCCTCTCCTCCTTCTCGTCTCCCTCTGTGAAACACGGACCATCTTCGTCTACCCGATCAAGCCTCGCGGGTCAAGATGACGCATTCACGGCGGCTCAGAACAGCTTCAACGGTCATAACCACGACGACGGCAACGAGAACTCTTCACCGCCGCAACCCTCTTCCAAAGTTCTTACATTGCCCACCGTATTAACCATTGCTCGTGTAGCTGCCGTACCACTTCTCGTCGCAA CCTTTTACGCTGATAGTTCGTGGGGAACGACGGCGACTACAAGCATCTTCATTGCAGCAGCCATTACAGATTGGCTTGACGGCTATCTTGCACGAAAG ATGAAGTTAGGTTCTGCGTTTGGTGCCTTTCTGGATCCAGTTGCTGATAAG CTTATGGTTGCAGCTACATTGATCTTACTCTGTACAAAACCTGTTGAAGTTGCTGTGTTAGGACCAGTTCCAGTTCCATGGTTATTGACGGTGCCTTCTATTGCAATCATTGGTAGAGAG ATTACAATGTCTGCAGTCAGAGAATGGGCTGCATCTCAAAATGGAAAGCTTTTAGAG GCTGTTGCTGTAAATAACTTGGGCAAGTGGAAAACCGCTACGCAGATGACAGCACTAACCATACTTCTCGCAAGCCGGGATAGCAATATTGGATGGCTTGTAGCTTCTGGTGCTGGCTTGCTTTATGTATCAGCAGGATTATCGGTTTGGTCTTTAGTTGTTTATATGAGGAAGATATGGAAAGTACTACTCAAGTAA